The following nucleotide sequence is from Azoarcus sp. CIB.
CCATTACGACAACACGATCTTCCATCGCGTGATCAAGAACTTCATGATCCAGGGCGGCGGTTTCGAGCCCGGCATGAAGCAGAAGCCTACCGGCGAGCAGATCAAGAACGAGGCCGACAACGGCCTGAAGAACCTGACGGGCACGATCGCGATGGCCCGCACCCAGGCGCCCCACTCCGCCACGGCCCAGTTCTTCATCAACGTCGTCGATAACGATTTCCTCAATTTCCGCTCGCAGGATATGCAAGGCTGGGGCTACTGCGTATTCGGCCGGGTCACCGAAGGCATGGACGTCGTGAACAGCATCCGCTCAGTCCCTACGGGTTCGAGCGGCTTCCACCAGGACGTGCCGGTCGAGGACGTCCTCATCGAACGCGCCGAAATCGTCTGATTTCGCCGGGCCGATCCGTCTCAGAATTCCGAACGCGCATGTCGGCCCTATTCATCGCGGATCTGCACCTCGCGGACCAGTGCCCGGACAACACCCGCGCGTTCCTCGCCCTGCTTGCAGGGCAGGCGCGCGAGGTGGGCGCGCTGTACATCCTCGGGGATCTGTTCGAGTACTGGGCCGGTGACGATGATCGCGATTCTCCGCTGACTCGCGAGATCGGGGAGGCCCTTGCGACACTTGCGTCACGGGGTACGCAGATCGGCTTTGTTGCCGGAAATCGCGACTTCCTCGTCGGAGAGCACTTTGCCCGCGATGCCGGGCTGATCATCCTCGCGGATCCGACGGTAGTCGATCTCGATGGCCGGCGGGTGCTGCTCACCCACGGCGACAGCCTGTGCACCGACGACCATGCCTACCAGGCTTTCCGGCAACAGGTCCGCGACCCGCAGTGGCAAAGAGCATTTCTTGCCCGCCCCCTCGAAGAACGCAAGCGGGTAATCGAGGGCCTACGCCGGCACAGCGAAACGGCCAAGCAGGAAAAGGCCGTGGACATCATGGATGTTAACGCGGCAGCCGTGGATGCCCTGCTGCGAGCCCACGATTACCCG
It contains:
- a CDS encoding peptidylprolyl isomerase, producing MAVKLHTNHGTITLELDADKAPETVKNFLDYVSAGHYDNTIFHRVIKNFMIQGGGFEPGMKQKPTGEQIKNEADNGLKNLTGTIAMARTQAPHSATAQFFINVVDNDFLNFRSQDMQGWGYCVFGRVTEGMDVVNSIRSVPTGSSGFHQDVPVEDVLIERAEIV
- a CDS encoding UDP-2,3-diacylglucosamine diphosphatase, with translation MSALFIADLHLADQCPDNTRAFLALLAGQAREVGALYILGDLFEYWAGDDDRDSPLTREIGEALATLASRGTQIGFVAGNRDFLVGEHFARDAGLIILADPTVVDLDGRRVLLTHGDSLCTDDHAYQAFRQQVRDPQWQRAFLARPLEERKRVIEGLRRHSETAKQEKAVDIMDVNAAAVDALLRAHDYPTLIHGHTHRPARHLHQVDGRACERWVLSDWRGTASWLLWDGTDFRPGP